Proteins found in one Herbiconiux sp. A18JL235 genomic segment:
- the ribD gene encoding bifunctional diaminohydroxyphosphoribosylaminopyrimidine deaminase/5-amino-6-(5-phosphoribosylamino)uracil reductase RibD has translation MTAVLTERDAMTRALELALLGPRTGVNPQVGCVLLSPSGELLAEGWHRGAGTPHAEVAALSSLADPAAATGATAVVSLEPCNHHGRTGPCSTALIEAGVSRVVYAVADPGGASSGGTERMRAAGLEVEGGLGAAEVEQAIRPWLTATRLGRPFVTVKWASSLDGRAAAADGSSQWITGTEARADVHRRRAEHDVIVVGTGTLLADDPALTARGDEGLLPSQPAPVVLGSREVPADARVREHPLPLRQFDGSDLELTLGALFADEVRTVFVEGGPTLASAFIAAGLADELLVYLAPTLLGGPRTALTDLGVADIGAQRRLTLDCVERLGDDLLVVARPATAPEPPSPGVHLGTDAEARPLDPPFPLSTKE, from the coding sequence ATGACCGCTGTGCTGACCGAGCGCGATGCGATGACCCGCGCCCTCGAGCTCGCACTGCTCGGCCCCCGCACGGGCGTGAACCCGCAGGTCGGGTGTGTGCTCCTCTCCCCCTCCGGCGAGCTGCTCGCCGAGGGCTGGCACCGCGGCGCAGGCACCCCTCACGCGGAGGTGGCCGCACTCTCCTCTCTCGCCGACCCTGCAGCTGCGACCGGCGCCACAGCGGTCGTCTCTCTCGAACCCTGCAACCACCACGGCCGCACCGGCCCCTGCAGCACCGCCCTCATCGAGGCCGGCGTGTCGCGGGTCGTGTACGCCGTCGCCGACCCGGGAGGCGCCTCGAGCGGCGGAACAGAGCGGATGCGCGCCGCCGGCCTCGAGGTCGAGGGCGGCCTGGGCGCGGCCGAGGTGGAGCAGGCGATCCGCCCCTGGCTCACCGCCACCCGGCTCGGCAGACCCTTCGTGACGGTGAAGTGGGCGTCGAGTCTCGACGGTCGCGCCGCGGCGGCCGACGGGAGCAGCCAGTGGATCACCGGCACCGAGGCCCGCGCCGACGTGCACCGGCGTCGCGCCGAGCACGACGTGATCGTCGTCGGCACCGGCACCCTGCTCGCCGACGACCCCGCCCTCACCGCCCGCGGTGACGAGGGACTGCTCCCCAGTCAGCCCGCCCCCGTGGTGCTGGGGTCTCGGGAGGTGCCGGCCGATGCCCGGGTGCGCGAGCATCCGCTGCCCCTTCGCCAGTTCGACGGCAGCGACCTCGAGCTCACCCTCGGCGCCCTGTTCGCCGACGAGGTGCGCACGGTCTTCGTCGAGGGCGGGCCCACCCTCGCCAGCGCGTTCATCGCCGCAGGTCTCGCCGACGAGCTCCTCGTCTACCTCGCACCCACCCTGCTCGGCGGCCCGCGCACCGCGCTCACCGATCTCGGGGTCGCCGACATCGGAGCCCAGCGGCGCCTGACGCTCGACTGCGTGGAGCGACTCGGCGACGACCTCCTGGTCGTCGCCCGCCCGGCCACCGCCCCCGAACCCCCGTCTCCAGGCGTTCACCTCGGCACCGACGCCGAGGCACGCCCCCTCGACCCACCCTTCCCCCTCAGCACCAAGGAGTAA
- a CDS encoding exodeoxyribonuclease III, with protein sequence MPSKPLRLASVNVNGVRAAFRNGMGAWLDGRDVDILALQEVRAATEDLENLLGPEWNILHDPATAKGRAGVAIASRDKATIHRVTFGPDEFDSAGRWLEADFEWGETIVTVVSAYVHSGEADTPKQVEKYKFLDGMLERLPKLHEHNALAVVVGDLNVGHRTLDIRNWKGNVKRAGFLPDERAYFDRFLGAEGDEGYNAGAGLGWVDLGRRFAGEVDGPYTWWSQRGRAFDNDTGWRIDYQLATSELAAKAVAYDVDRAPTHAERWSDHAPVVVDYAL encoded by the coding sequence ATGCCTTCGAAGCCCCTCAGACTCGCCTCGGTGAACGTGAACGGCGTGCGCGCCGCCTTCCGCAACGGCATGGGCGCGTGGCTCGACGGGCGTGACGTCGACATCCTGGCCCTGCAAGAGGTGCGCGCCGCCACCGAAGACCTTGAGAACCTGCTCGGGCCCGAGTGGAACATCCTCCACGACCCGGCCACCGCGAAGGGCCGGGCCGGCGTGGCGATCGCGAGCCGCGACAAAGCGACGATCCACCGGGTGACCTTCGGCCCCGACGAGTTCGACAGCGCCGGCCGCTGGCTCGAGGCCGACTTCGAATGGGGCGAGACCATCGTCACCGTCGTGTCGGCCTACGTGCACTCGGGCGAAGCCGACACCCCGAAGCAGGTGGAGAAGTACAAGTTCCTCGACGGCATGCTCGAACGCCTGCCGAAGCTGCACGAGCACAACGCGCTGGCCGTCGTGGTGGGCGACCTCAACGTCGGTCACCGCACCCTCGACATCCGCAACTGGAAGGGCAACGTCAAGCGAGCCGGCTTCCTGCCCGACGAGCGCGCCTACTTCGACCGCTTCCTGGGCGCCGAGGGCGACGAGGGGTACAACGCCGGCGCCGGGCTCGGCTGGGTCGACCTCGGCCGGCGCTTCGCCGGCGAGGTCGACGGGCCCTACACCTGGTGGTCGCAGCGCGGGCGCGCCTTCGACAACGACACCGGCTGGCGCATCGACTACCAGCTCGCGACCTCCGAGCTCGCGGCCAAGGCCGTCGCCTACGACGTCGACCGGGCGCCCACCCACGCCGAGCGCTGGAGCGACCATGCTCCCGTCGTCGTCGACTACGCGCTCTGA
- a CDS encoding YihY/virulence factor BrkB family protein, which translates to MSEAKGSGGNSAVKDDEATTEMSSTGRPSIDVDEKNTAEPPKTGIQALIAKVMALRPVRVFLRFGSSGGEIMASGMSFQAVFAVFAGIWVGFSIFGIVLASNPAVLDAVVAQLSNAIPGLIGDQGAIDPEALSQARIFGWTGAIALVGLVMTAIGWLASTRDSIRRLFKLDPPTTNVVLLKLKDFGLALGFGIAIVLSSVVSLVSNQGLSFAFELVGIDTESPFALFVAWLVGVLIVFAFDSFVLAIAFRVLSGVKIPLRRLIAGAVIGGAALGVLKILGTQLLGGATSNPLLASFAVIIGIMIFLNLVCRVILISATWIAVGMDDAGLDPRSLSPEQLETDRRQRVADARDTIVQAERERLQEQLDASHGLARRRVRKKLERLDRLDAADAVRLKKR; encoded by the coding sequence ATGAGCGAGGCGAAGGGCAGCGGCGGGAACTCGGCGGTGAAAGACGACGAGGCGACGACGGAGATGTCGAGCACGGGTCGACCCTCGATCGACGTCGACGAGAAGAACACCGCGGAGCCGCCGAAGACCGGCATCCAGGCGCTCATCGCCAAGGTGATGGCGCTGCGCCCGGTGCGCGTCTTCCTGCGCTTCGGCTCCAGCGGCGGCGAGATCATGGCCTCGGGCATGTCGTTCCAGGCCGTGTTCGCGGTGTTCGCCGGCATCTGGGTGGGCTTCTCCATCTTCGGCATCGTGCTGGCGTCGAACCCCGCCGTGCTGGATGCGGTCGTCGCCCAGCTCTCCAACGCCATCCCCGGACTCATCGGCGACCAGGGCGCCATCGACCCCGAGGCGCTCAGCCAAGCACGCATCTTCGGCTGGACGGGCGCGATCGCCCTCGTCGGTCTGGTGATGACCGCGATCGGCTGGTTGGCGTCGACGCGCGACTCCATCCGTCGCCTGTTCAAGCTCGACCCGCCCACGACGAACGTCGTGCTGCTGAAGCTCAAGGACTTCGGTCTCGCCCTCGGCTTCGGGATCGCCATCGTGCTCTCCTCCGTCGTCAGCCTCGTGAGCAACCAGGGCCTGTCGTTCGCGTTCGAGCTCGTCGGCATCGACACCGAGTCGCCCTTCGCCCTGTTCGTGGCGTGGCTCGTCGGCGTGCTCATCGTGTTCGCATTCGACAGCTTCGTGCTCGCCATCGCGTTCCGGGTGCTCTCCGGGGTGAAGATCCCGCTGCGCCGGCTCATCGCCGGGGCCGTCATCGGCGGGGCGGCGCTCGGTGTGCTGAAGATCCTCGGCACGCAGCTGCTCGGCGGGGCCACCTCGAACCCCCTGCTGGCGTCGTTCGCCGTGATCATCGGCATCATGATCTTCCTCAACCTGGTGTGCCGCGTCATCCTCATCTCGGCCACCTGGATCGCCGTCGGCATGGACGACGCCGGCCTCGACCCGCGCTCGCTCAGCCCTGAGCAGCTCGAGACCGACCGCAGGCAGCGGGTGGCGGATGCACGCGACACGATCGTGCAGGCCGAGCGTGAGCGGCTCCAGGAGCAGCTCGACGCCTCGCACGGGCTCGCCCGCCGGCGCGTGCGCAAGAAGCTCGAACGCCTCGACCGTCTCGACGCCGCCGACGCCGTGCGCCTGAAGAAGCGCTGA
- a CDS encoding GtrA family protein, translating into MSKASPARTRLRILASEFIRFGLVGGLGFVVDFGVFNLLRLTIMDPSVMHGGPVIAKLISTTLAILVNWLGNRFWTFRDRRRADVLRESVEFFAVSIVGMGIGLACLWFSHYVLGFTSVLADNISGNVIGLALGAAFRFVLYRVWVFGEHRVRVPAAPQGVAGAEKSTPVP; encoded by the coding sequence ATGAGCAAAGCTTCCCCCGCGCGCACGCGACTCCGCATTCTAGCAAGCGAATTCATCCGATTCGGGCTGGTGGGCGGTCTCGGGTTCGTCGTCGATTTCGGGGTGTTCAACCTGCTGCGCCTGACCATCATGGATCCGTCGGTCATGCACGGCGGCCCTGTCATCGCGAAGCTCATCTCGACGACGCTCGCCATTCTCGTCAATTGGCTCGGCAACCGGTTCTGGACCTTCCGTGACCGCCGCCGCGCCGACGTGCTGCGCGAGAGCGTCGAGTTCTTCGCGGTGAGCATCGTGGGCATGGGCATCGGGCTCGCCTGCCTGTGGTTCTCCCACTACGTGCTCGGCTTCACCTCGGTGCTTGCCGACAACATCTCGGGCAACGTCATCGGGCTGGCGCTCGGCGCCGCCTTCCGCTTCGTGCTCTACCGGGTGTGGGTGTTCGGCGAGCACCGCGTGCGCGTGCCCGCCGCACCCCAGGGTGTCGCGGGGGCCGAGAAGTCGACGCCCGTTCCCTGA
- a CDS encoding aromatic acid exporter family protein: MSTSGDGQRTDAVGRPDARSRWVRLTGALMRPARSFRTATRTPLLQVLKSAVAAVLAWLVGSLVVPGEAPIFGPIAAILVVQPSVNQSLSRAVERSIGVIVGVVVAYVAALVFGAPSWLILVAIVVSLLLGWVLRFPASSTVQIPISAMLVLSIGAATPGYATARIIETIIGCVIGVIINWLIVPPVALQPAHDAVAALGREVAATMEGLAVVLSSPTDVAFRTQVLVEARLLRPMQYKAQAAIDAAEESLRFNPRRNGQREQIAGDRALQERLAVVVTRVLGMARALNDHFDDSLHREPMTGAIAEELRRAAHDLRLVMVHADLPTGEAEVLGHEEPLLTSPVAALTPDSAHWILIGSLLEDLRRVREEIVGAIDDPHAR; the protein is encoded by the coding sequence GTGAGCACATCGGGTGACGGGCAGCGAACGGATGCGGTGGGGCGTCCGGATGCTCGGTCACGGTGGGTGAGGCTCACCGGCGCCCTGATGCGGCCGGCGCGGTCGTTCCGCACCGCCACGCGCACGCCGCTGCTGCAGGTGTTGAAGTCGGCTGTCGCCGCGGTGCTCGCCTGGCTCGTGGGGTCGCTCGTGGTGCCGGGGGAGGCGCCGATCTTCGGGCCCATCGCCGCCATCCTCGTGGTGCAACCGAGCGTCAACCAGTCGCTCAGCCGGGCGGTGGAGCGATCGATCGGCGTGATCGTCGGGGTCGTCGTGGCCTACGTCGCCGCGCTCGTGTTCGGAGCGCCGAGCTGGCTCATCCTGGTCGCGATCGTCGTGTCGCTGCTGCTCGGCTGGGTGTTGCGCTTCCCGGCGTCGTCGACGGTGCAGATTCCGATCAGCGCCATGCTCGTGCTCTCGATCGGAGCCGCGACGCCGGGGTATGCCACGGCCCGCATCATCGAGACGATCATCGGCTGCGTCATCGGGGTGATCATCAACTGGCTCATCGTGCCGCCGGTCGCCCTGCAGCCGGCGCACGACGCGGTCGCTGCCCTCGGCCGTGAGGTCGCGGCGACGATGGAGGGTCTCGCCGTGGTGCTGAGCTCGCCCACCGACGTCGCCTTCCGCACCCAGGTGCTGGTGGAGGCTCGGCTCCTGCGCCCGATGCAGTACAAGGCGCAGGCGGCGATCGACGCCGCGGAGGAGAGCCTGCGGTTCAACCCGCGACGCAACGGGCAGCGTGAGCAGATCGCCGGCGATCGGGCGTTGCAGGAGAGACTGGCGGTCGTCGTCACCCGGGTGCTCGGCATGGCCAGGGCGCTCAACGACCACTTCGACGACTCGCTGCACCGCGAGCCGATGACCGGAGCCATCGCCGAAGAACTGCGTCGTGCTGCGCACGACCTTCGGCTCGTGATGGTGCACGCCGACCTGCCCACCGGCGAGGCGGAGGTGCTCGGGCACGAGGAGCCGCTGCTCACCTCGCCCGTCGCAGCGCTCACACCCGACTCGGCCCACTGGATCCTCATCGGCTCGCTGCTCGAAGACCTCCGCCGCGTGCGCGAGGAGATCGTGGGGGCGATCGACGACCCGCACGCGCGCTGA
- a CDS encoding polyprenol monophosphomannose synthase: MAKTVVVIPTYNEIGSISGVTERILKTVPEANVLIVDDNSPDGTGRLADRMSADDPRIHVLHRTEKNGLGAAYAAGFAWALDRDYDYIVEMDADGSHQPEELPRLIALLEAGCDMGIGTRWIPGGVIKNWPAYRKLISRAGTAYARILLNSKLHDLTSGYRGFRAESLRTIDFSTVNSQGYCFQIELAWLFERSRGKIGEFPITFVEREEGVSKMSTGIVVEALAKVTGWGLSSVIGRAPERLALPTAGTAR, translated from the coding sequence GTGGCAAAGACCGTCGTGGTGATCCCCACCTACAACGAGATCGGGTCGATCTCCGGGGTGACCGAACGCATCCTGAAGACGGTGCCCGAGGCCAACGTCCTCATCGTCGACGACAACTCCCCCGACGGCACCGGCCGGCTCGCCGACCGCATGTCTGCTGACGACCCCCGAATCCACGTGCTTCATCGTACCGAGAAGAACGGGCTGGGGGCCGCCTACGCCGCGGGCTTCGCCTGGGCGCTCGACCGCGACTACGACTACATCGTCGAGATGGATGCCGACGGCTCCCACCAGCCCGAGGAGCTCCCCCGCCTCATCGCCCTGCTCGAGGCGGGCTGCGACATGGGCATCGGTACCCGGTGGATTCCGGGCGGCGTCATCAAGAACTGGCCCGCCTACCGCAAGCTCATCTCGCGCGCGGGAACGGCCTATGCACGCATCCTGTTGAACTCCAAGTTGCACGACCTGACCAGCGGGTATCGCGGCTTCCGCGCCGAGTCGCTCCGCACCATCGACTTCAGCACCGTGAACTCGCAGGGGTACTGCTTCCAGATCGAGCTCGCCTGGCTGTTCGAGCGCAGCCGCGGAAAGATCGGCGAGTTCCCCATCACCTTCGTCGAGCGCGAGGAGGGCGTGTCGAAGATGTCGACCGGCATCGTGGTGGAGGCGCTCGCCAAGGTCACCGGCTGGGGGCTGTCGAGCGTCATCGGCCGCGCCCCGGAGCGCCTGGCCCTCCCGACGGCCGGCACCGCGCGCTAG
- the trpS gene encoding tryptophan--tRNA ligase: MTSAPASKPRLLSGMQPSADSLHLGNYIGALMSWKELQQTHDAFFFLADLHAITVHQEPEALRANSRRTAAQYIAAGIDPSASTLFVQSHVPAHAELAWVLNTLTGFGEAARMTQFKDKAAKQGQEAASVGLFTYPILQAGDILLYQAVDVPVGEDQRQHIELTRDLATRFNSRYGDTFTVPKPYILKDTAKIFDLQNPTAKMSKSSESPAGLIWLLDEPKVTEKKIMRAVTDADGEVRFDREAKPGLANLLTVFAILSGRTVDSVVEEFAGGGYGTLKKALAALVVETVGPIRTRTLELLDDPAELDRILAVNADRAEAVAQATLDTVYDRVGFLPRRR, from the coding sequence ATGACCTCCGCTCCCGCATCCAAGCCCCGCCTGCTCTCGGGCATGCAGCCCTCGGCCGACTCGCTGCACCTCGGCAACTACATCGGCGCGCTGATGAGCTGGAAGGAGCTGCAGCAGACTCACGACGCCTTCTTCTTCCTCGCCGACCTGCACGCCATCACGGTGCACCAGGAGCCCGAGGCGCTGCGCGCGAACTCGCGCCGCACCGCCGCCCAGTACATCGCCGCGGGCATCGATCCGTCGGCGTCGACGCTGTTCGTGCAGTCGCACGTTCCGGCGCACGCCGAGCTCGCCTGGGTGCTCAACACCCTCACCGGCTTCGGTGAGGCGGCGCGGATGACGCAGTTCAAAGACAAGGCGGCCAAGCAGGGCCAGGAGGCGGCCTCAGTGGGGCTGTTCACCTATCCGATCCTGCAGGCGGGCGACATCCTGCTCTATCAGGCCGTCGATGTTCCGGTGGGCGAAGACCAGCGGCAGCACATCGAGCTCACCCGCGATCTCGCGACGCGCTTCAACTCGCGTTACGGCGACACGTTCACGGTGCCGAAGCCGTACATCCTGAAAGACACGGCCAAGATCTTCGACCTGCAGAACCCGACGGCCAAGATGTCGAAGTCGTCGGAGTCGCCCGCGGGGCTGATCTGGCTGCTCGACGAGCCCAAGGTCACGGAGAAGAAGATCATGCGAGCCGTCACCGACGCCGACGGCGAGGTGCGGTTCGATCGGGAGGCCAAGCCGGGGCTCGCGAACCTGCTCACGGTCTTCGCCATCCTGAGCGGCCGCACCGTCGACTCGGTGGTGGAGGAGTTCGCGGGCGGCGGCTACGGCACGCTCAAGAAGGCGCTGGCGGCGCTCGTCGTCGAGACCGTCGGGCCCATCCGCACGCGCACGCTCGAGTTGCTCGACGACCCCGCCGAGCTCGACCGCATCCTCGCTGTGAACGCCGACCGCGCCGAGGCGGTGGCCCAGGCCACTCTCGACACCGTCTACGACCGGGTCGGGTTCCTCCCCCGCCGCCGCTGA